In a genomic window of Sarcophilus harrisii chromosome 4, mSarHar1.11, whole genome shotgun sequence:
- the LOC100932620 gene encoding fatty-acid amide hydrolase 1 isoform X2 yields the protein MARERLLEVGMNSGLDEETVLGLPLAQLVQKLQNQELSPEAVLCSYLGKAWAVTKEINCVTSYLGGCKAQLAEVAQQPKPAGLLYGVPISLKECFQYKDQDSTLGLCRNIGFPATEDCVVVQVLKKQGAIPFVHTNVPQSMFSYDCSNPIFGRTLNPLNNAKSPGGSSGGEGALIASRGSILGLGTDIGGSIRFPSAFCGICGLKPTSGRISKRGLKECVSGQLGVLTSVGPLARDVDSLALCLRALLSEDMFLLDPMVPPVPFRESIYDSSEPLRIGYYETDLYTMPSPSMKRAVLEVKELLEAAGHTLIPFLPANIGNAVENLMASELFTDGGKAYLENFKGDVTDPCLGDLTLILRMPNWLKDLLSMILRPLVPRLSTFLRNLKSRSAGELWNIHHEIEKYREKVITQWKEKDLDVLLTPMLSPALTINYPGKATGAVSYTMLYNCLDFPAGVVPVSKVTSEDEEELQKFKGYLGDMWDQKLYKGLKNSVGMPVAVQCVALPWQDELCLRFMREVERVSQEAKK from the exons ATGGCGAGGGAGAGACTCCTGGAGGTCGGCATG AATTCAGGGTTAGACGAAGAGACTGTCCTGGGCCTGCCCCTGGCCCAGCTGGTCCAGAAGCTCCAGAACCAAGAGCTGTCCCCAGAAGCCGTCCTCTGCAGCTACCTGGGCAAG GCCTGGGCGGTAACCAAAGAGATCAACTGCGTGACCAGCTACCTGGGCGGCTGCAAGGCCCAGCTGGCAGAGGTGGCCCAGCAGCCCAAGCCGGCCGGCCTGCTCTATGGGGTCCCCATCAGCCTCAAGGAGTGTTTCCAGTACAAG GACCAGGATTCTACCCTGGGCCTGTGCCGGAACATTGGGTTCCCAGCCACGGAGGACTGCGTGGTGGTGCAGGTGCTGAAGAAGCAGGGGGCTATTCCTTTTGTGCACACCAATGTGCCCCAGTCCATGTTCAG CTACGACTGCAGCAACCCCATATTTGGTCGTACCCTGAACCCTTTGAACAATGCCAAGAGCCCTGGTGGGTCTTCAGGTGGGGAGGGTGCCCTCATAGCGAGCCGCGGGTCCATCTTGGGCCTGGGCACCGATATCGGGGGCAGTATCCGATTCCCTTCGGCTTTCTGTGGCATCTGTGGCCTCAAGCCTACTTCTGGCAGGATCAG CAAGCGTGGACTGAAGGAATGTGTCAGTGGGCAGCTGGGAG TCCTCACGTCTGTGGGGCCCCTGGCCAGGGATGTCGACAGCCTTGCCTTGTGTTTGCGGGCCTTGCTATCTGAGGACATGTTCCTCCTGGATCCCATGGTGCCCCCAGTACCCTTCAGGGAGTCT ATTTATGACAGCTCAGAGCCCCTGCGGATTGGCTACTACGAGACTGATTTATATACCATGCCCAGTCCTTCCATGAAGCGGGCAGTGCTGGAGGTCAAGGAGCTCCTGGAGGCTGCCGGCCACACA CTCATCCCGTTCCTGCCCGCTAACATCGGCAATGCCGTGGAGAACCTGATGGCCAGTGAGCTTTTCACTGACGGAGGCAAGGCTTACCTGGAGAACTT CAAAGGTGACGTCACAGACCCGTGCCTGGGGGACCTGACCCTCATCCTCAGGATGCCTAATTGGCTCAAAGACCTGTTGTCCATGATCCTCCGGCCTTTG GTGCCAAGACTCTCCACCTTCCTGCGCAATTTGAAATCTCG gTCGGCCGGGGAGCTTTGGAACATACATCACGAGATTGAG AAATACCGAGAGAAAGTCATCACCCAGTGGAAGGAGAAAGACTTGGATGTGCTTCTGACCCCCATGCTGAGCCCTGCCCTGACCATCAACTACCCAGGCAAAGCTACAG GAGCCGTCAGCTACACCATGCTCTATAACTGCCTGGATTTCCCTGCCGGCGTGGTCCCTGTCTCCAAGGTGACCTCGGAGGATGAGGAGGAACTGCAGAAATTTAAAGGCTACCTGGGGGACATGTGGGACCAGAAGCTCTACAAG GGCTTGAAGAACAGCGTAGGGATGCCGGTGGCAGTCCAGTGTGTGGCCCTGCCCTGGCAGGACGAGCTTTGCCTGCGATTCATGCGGGAGGTGGAGAGAGTGAGCCAGGAGGCCAAGAAGTAG
- the LOC100932620 gene encoding fatty-acid amide hydrolase 1 isoform X1: protein MARERLLEVGMKAYMARELLGGGSGLAGAALACCLVAAAVALRCWAARDRRRALCQASSLQEASLEAMGRMVRALRRQNSGLDEETVLGLPLAQLVQKLQNQELSPEAVLCSYLGKAWAVTKEINCVTSYLGGCKAQLAEVAQQPKPAGLLYGVPISLKECFQYKDQDSTLGLCRNIGFPATEDCVVVQVLKKQGAIPFVHTNVPQSMFSYDCSNPIFGRTLNPLNNAKSPGGSSGGEGALIASRGSILGLGTDIGGSIRFPSAFCGICGLKPTSGRISKRGLKECVSGQLGVLTSVGPLARDVDSLALCLRALLSEDMFLLDPMVPPVPFRESIYDSSEPLRIGYYETDLYTMPSPSMKRAVLEVKELLEAAGHTLIPFLPANIGNAVENLMASELFTDGGKAYLENFKGDVTDPCLGDLTLILRMPNWLKDLLSMILRPLVPRLSTFLRNLKSRSAGELWNIHHEIEKYREKVITQWKEKDLDVLLTPMLSPALTINYPGKATGAVSYTMLYNCLDFPAGVVPVSKVTSEDEEELQKFKGYLGDMWDQKLYKGLKNSVGMPVAVQCVALPWQDELCLRFMREVERVSQEAKK from the exons ATGGCGAGGGAGAGACTCCTGGAGGTCGGCATG AAGGCGTACATGGCCCGGGAGCTGCTGGGCGGGGGCTCCGGGCTGGCGGGGGCAGCCCTGGCGTGCTGCCTGGTGGCGGCGGCCGTGGCCCTGCGATGCTGGGCGGCGCGGGACCGCCGGCGGGCGCTGTGCCAGGCCAGCAGCCTGCAGGAGGCCTCCCTGGAAGCCATGGGCCGGATGGTGCGGGCGCTGCGCCGCCAG AATTCAGGGTTAGACGAAGAGACTGTCCTGGGCCTGCCCCTGGCCCAGCTGGTCCAGAAGCTCCAGAACCAAGAGCTGTCCCCAGAAGCCGTCCTCTGCAGCTACCTGGGCAAG GCCTGGGCGGTAACCAAAGAGATCAACTGCGTGACCAGCTACCTGGGCGGCTGCAAGGCCCAGCTGGCAGAGGTGGCCCAGCAGCCCAAGCCGGCCGGCCTGCTCTATGGGGTCCCCATCAGCCTCAAGGAGTGTTTCCAGTACAAG GACCAGGATTCTACCCTGGGCCTGTGCCGGAACATTGGGTTCCCAGCCACGGAGGACTGCGTGGTGGTGCAGGTGCTGAAGAAGCAGGGGGCTATTCCTTTTGTGCACACCAATGTGCCCCAGTCCATGTTCAG CTACGACTGCAGCAACCCCATATTTGGTCGTACCCTGAACCCTTTGAACAATGCCAAGAGCCCTGGTGGGTCTTCAGGTGGGGAGGGTGCCCTCATAGCGAGCCGCGGGTCCATCTTGGGCCTGGGCACCGATATCGGGGGCAGTATCCGATTCCCTTCGGCTTTCTGTGGCATCTGTGGCCTCAAGCCTACTTCTGGCAGGATCAG CAAGCGTGGACTGAAGGAATGTGTCAGTGGGCAGCTGGGAG TCCTCACGTCTGTGGGGCCCCTGGCCAGGGATGTCGACAGCCTTGCCTTGTGTTTGCGGGCCTTGCTATCTGAGGACATGTTCCTCCTGGATCCCATGGTGCCCCCAGTACCCTTCAGGGAGTCT ATTTATGACAGCTCAGAGCCCCTGCGGATTGGCTACTACGAGACTGATTTATATACCATGCCCAGTCCTTCCATGAAGCGGGCAGTGCTGGAGGTCAAGGAGCTCCTGGAGGCTGCCGGCCACACA CTCATCCCGTTCCTGCCCGCTAACATCGGCAATGCCGTGGAGAACCTGATGGCCAGTGAGCTTTTCACTGACGGAGGCAAGGCTTACCTGGAGAACTT CAAAGGTGACGTCACAGACCCGTGCCTGGGGGACCTGACCCTCATCCTCAGGATGCCTAATTGGCTCAAAGACCTGTTGTCCATGATCCTCCGGCCTTTG GTGCCAAGACTCTCCACCTTCCTGCGCAATTTGAAATCTCG gTCGGCCGGGGAGCTTTGGAACATACATCACGAGATTGAG AAATACCGAGAGAAAGTCATCACCCAGTGGAAGGAGAAAGACTTGGATGTGCTTCTGACCCCCATGCTGAGCCCTGCCCTGACCATCAACTACCCAGGCAAAGCTACAG GAGCCGTCAGCTACACCATGCTCTATAACTGCCTGGATTTCCCTGCCGGCGTGGTCCCTGTCTCCAAGGTGACCTCGGAGGATGAGGAGGAACTGCAGAAATTTAAAGGCTACCTGGGGGACATGTGGGACCAGAAGCTCTACAAG GGCTTGAAGAACAGCGTAGGGATGCCGGTGGCAGTCCAGTGTGTGGCCCTGCCCTGGCAGGACGAGCTTTGCCTGCGATTCATGCGGGAGGTGGAGAGAGTGAGCCAGGAGGCCAAGAAGTAG